The Methylomusa anaerophila genome has a segment encoding these proteins:
- a CDS encoding type II toxin-antitoxin system RelE/ParE family toxin yields the protein MYEMLFSPAAERYFKKLKDKQLLTKFKGALLLIKENPYIGQAKRGDLSGIYGYDVYYDKTNYEIAYSIFEIDGKKVVVLLAGTRQNFYEELKRLIKTDTKR from the coding sequence ATGTACGAAATGCTGTTCAGTCCCGCCGCAGAACGCTATTTCAAGAAACTTAAAGACAAGCAATTGCTCACAAAATTTAAGGGCGCCTTACTCCTCATTAAAGAAAACCCGTATATTGGTCAAGCCAAGCGTGGGGATTTATCCGGTATTTATGGTTATGATGTTTACTACGACAAGACCAACTACGAAATTGCGTACTCCATTTTTGAAATCGATGGCAAAAAAGTAGTTGTCTTACTTGCCGGCACTCGCCAAAATTTCTATGAAGAACTTAAGCGCTTAATAAAAACTGATACCAAGAGATAA